TCTCTTCGTTGAGTGATACCCAGCGCTCTAGGATCTCCAGCTCTAGGTAGTAGGCTAGGAGATACTCTATGTCAAAGGGCTTGAAGAAGGTCTGCTCCTCGAGCCAATCCCAGCGAAGCCGGTCTATCAGCTGCTCGCGACGAGCAATGTCCTCCTCGCGACTGATATTGACCAACTGCTGTATCTGAGGAAATAGCTCCTCCGTAATGCTAAAGTCCGCAGCCTGCGAAGTGCGCAGATGATGCTGCAGCGTGCCTCCGCCGATGATATACTCCTTAGGGTCAAAGCCCAGCTGCCGACTGGTGTAGGCGGCTAAGATGTTCTTGATGTTAAGGTTGAACTCCGCCCACTCGGCTACGAATCTATTCTTCTGATGCATCAGATAGTCGTAGTACATCGCCATGAGCTTGTCCTGCTCTAGGCGTAGCTGCCAGATCGTGTAGGGCTCCTCCGCTTGCTGCAGCTCCTCGCGCATCTCAGCTCGCTCCTCCTCTAGCTCCTCCTCCAGCTCGGGGTCGGGGAGACGCATCTCGATGTACTCCTTGATGAAGTCGGGGAGGTGCTTCGTGCGGGGACGCTTCGTGCGCTGCTGTACAGCTATGATATAGTCAGCCAGCTCCTGAGCATCGATCGTCTCTAGTGGCTCCTTAGGCTCCAGCTCGATCTCTGAGGGGTCATCCTCCCAGTGGATAGAGTCGTCCGAGAGCCACGCATCGATCGTCTCCAAGATCTGCGGTATCTCCTGCTCCATGAGGAGTAGGTCTAGGAGGCGTCTGTCACGCGTGGTGAGCTCCTGTCGTAGCTCCGCCTGCAGCGCATCCGTCTGTATCGGTAGCTTGCGGTCGTCTACTCCAATGTTTGGCAGACCTGCGATGGTCGCGTAGTACTTTGCCATAATATCTTCGCTAGCGCATAGTTAAGTGGCGTGTAGAGAGTCTCTAGGCACCCCTCACCTATACCTTATATATAGCTTGCTTAGAAAAGCTCCTCCACGAGACGAGGACGTAGGAAGCTCTTGAAGAAGTTGACAAACTCCTCCTCACCGAAGTTGACCTTGTACGAGCCATCGGCAGGTGCTACAGAAAAGCCAGCACCCTGAGCCGACCCCGTGCGGATCGTTACCTGACCGCTATCTAGTAGTGCCTTAGCATTGCCGAGCATATACTTCTCCAGTGCCTCGGCGTTGGCAGTCTCGATAACCATCGGCTCACCGACCGTCCACTGCTGAACGATGGCGAGCATCAACTTCTGCATAAAGTCTGCATCAGTCGTCATCGCCTTGACATTGTCGCGTACGATGCGATCGGTCAGACTGTCTGCGATGGTACTCTGCGTAGAGCTAACCACCTGCTCCGCGTATAGCTTGAGCTCTGCTTGGGTGTTTTTAGTTAGATCTGCTGCCTGACGCTGGGCATCATTCACGATGCGCTGTGCCTCGGCCTGTGCGGTAGCGACCATCTCGTCGCTCTGCTGCTTAGCCTTGGCTAAGATCTGAGCAGCCTCTTGATTTCCCTTTTCTACCCCTTCGTGGTAGATCTTGTCGGTGAGTTCCTTAATCTTGGAGTCCATCTATATGTAGTCTATGTTTTTTGCATGCCTTGTAGAGTACACCAGCAGCGAGTCTCTGCGTGGGCGTCTACGCTTACGAGGACAAAGGTAATAATTTGCTCCAACAATTACAACGCTTCGACGCTCTAGAGTGAAAAATGTTTCTAGACCTGCTATCTCGAACTTTTGTCGGACAGCAATAACTCAATTTCGACCAATCTATAGTTTCCTTCGTATGAAACTCAGGGCTGACGCATTATAATCGCTCTGTCAGGAGCTACACATAGCGACAAGCAAGGCATAGATGAGGTCACTATATATAAATGTGCCACCCATGGATTGGCTGTTAGCTATTGGCTGTTAGCTATCGGAACCATCGGAGCTATCAGAGTGATTGGATCTCTAATCTCTAGCTTCTAATCTCTAACTTCTAACCTCTAACCTCTAATTCCTATTTACATATCTTTACGGGGAAATTCGTTCGATTTCCTCCTTTCTCGAATATCCACGTGGGGAATCTCAAATCTCCACGTGGATATTTTTCTTTTTCCACGTGGAGGCGAATCATTTCTTCCGAAGTTTCATTTCATTCCTCCGAAGTTTCATTTCATTCCTCCGAGGAATTTTTTATTCTCCACGTGGGGATTTCGAAATATCCACGTGGGAATCACTTTTCCCCGACACTGCGCCGTCTCAATATGTAGCCAGTTCTAAATTATTGTAGCGATCCGGCGTCTAATTTTGCCCAGACAGGTCTGATGCATCATAATCGCTCTTGCAGGAGCTACACATGAGCGACAAGCGGGGCTTGGATGAACTCATTATTATAATGCGTCAGCCCTGGTATGAAACTCTAGTTTCCTACCTATGAAACTTAGTTTCACCCGTATGAAACTTTAGTTTCACCCAAGTGGTACTGATAGTTAGCTCACTTCTGCAGAACGCTCTACTCGATACTCCCTCAAAAAGCTTTCACCAGACAGCAATAATTACATATAATGTGTCAGCCCTGCAACGCCCTCGTAATTACCTTACAATTGGGAGTGAATTGTCGGTCGTTTGTACCCCCCCTGTACTGTGCGCGGCTCACTCCATCTATTTAGCTATCCTAGAGGCTGTAAAATACCTAAAGATAGGGTTGTAGAGCGTCTGTAGGGTCTCTACCTTTGCAAAGGATTTCGGTGGGGTGACGACTTAACTTGAGCACATGCTCGCTGAATCTAGAAGTTTATAAAGCACCAAATAAATCAATCCTAAGACAATGAGAATACCTAAGATTACATCAATCACACTAGTGCTGATCGCACTCTCCGCCCTCATACTGGGTGGCTGTAAGGAAGATCCGAATAACCCCGAGCCCAATAAAGGTACACAGTGCAAAGTGACTGTGCAGCTGGGGCTAGACAAGGAGGTCGAGCTCGCCAAGCTCATGCTCACTGTCACCGACAGCCGCACGCTCAAGAAGAGCGAGACGGAGGTCGACAAGAAGAGCCGTACCGTAGAGATTACTCTCGACAAGGGCACCTATAGCTTTGCCGTATCTGGTGAGACTGTGGATCACCGCACGCTCGTGGGTGCTAAGGAAAACGTCGTCGTCAGCGATGCTATGACGCTCTCCATACCAGTCCAGATAGGTGAGGCTCCTACGCCAGAAAAGTCTCAGCTCATCTTCGGTGACATCTTCTTCAATGGCGAGACCAATGCTCGTATGATGCACCCAGATCAGTACTTTATGATAGTCAACAATGGGGAGAAGACCGAGTACCTCGATGGTATCTGCTACGCTGTGACAGCTCATGGTAACCCAATGCCGGAGTCTCCCTGGGCTAATTATCTAGCAGACAAAGAGGAGCTACCCGTGGCTGGCATCTATCAGTTCCCAGGTAGTGGTAAGGAGTATCCGATCAAGCCTGGAGAGTTCAAGATTGTGGCTGCGACGGCTATCAATCATCATACGGAGGATAAGCCAAACTCTGTAGACCTCTCAGGAGCTGACTTTGAGTTTCTCTTCCCAGATGTAGAGCTTCCTGGTAGAGATGGTAAGACAGTCAAGATTACAGATACAGACAATCCTGATGTACCCAATATGAATATCATCGTAGACTGCTTCTCTAGTACGGGTATCGCACATCCTAGAGGCTTTTGGCCACCACTCCTCTTCAAGGTGGAGGGCGATCTAAGAGCGTTCCTTAAGGATCATGTCATGCAGGTAACTAATAAGAAGGGCGAAATGGAGAACTACTACACCATCCCTGTAGACCTTATCCTAGATGGCGTGGAGACGGGTTGCGAAGGACAGTTCGAGACGCGTGCGCTACCGATTACGGTAGACAAGGGGAACTTCTTCGTGACGGGCTGTCACCGTCAGGAACTAGCACATCGCAAGACCGAGATGCGCAATGGTCGCACTCATTGGATCGATACTAACGACTCAACCAACGACTATGAGCGTGTACAGGGGCAAAACGCTTATCCTAAGAAGTAAGAGACTCGCTAAGCCCATCACATCTTAATTATCTACCGTAGGGGGGCGTGCATAGATACGTCCCCCTACCTAACCTTACTGACCGCACACACACTATGAGACTGTTGCATAAAGGCGAATCGCTGCGTTGCTTTCGGGATTCGGCTTCGGTCACATACGGAGGTATGCTCCCTTCAGACCTCACCCTCAGCGCCTTGCGCTTCATCCTTTCTGCAAAGTCAGGACAATCTTGCAAGCAAGATTGTGAGACTGTTGACTTTTGCAACAGTCTCACTATGGCTATGCTACACAGACATACGCTACTGACTCTTATCACGCTTTGGCTCTTGCTCCTACCTGAGCTTAGCTTTGCCATGTCGTATACGACTCCTCCGCCAGCAATCGGCATCACAGGACGTGTACGCAATGCTAAGGACCACGCTCCTATCGGGTGGGCTACAGTAGGGATCAGCGAGACCAATCAGGGTGTAGTCTGTGATGCTGATGGTCGCTTTACCCTGCCTCTCCGACAGGGCGGTACCTACACACTGGTGGTGCGCTGTGTCGGCTTCGCCCCATATAGTCGCACGCTCTCGGTCCAGGGGCTAGAGCAGGTTGACATCTCCCTACGTAGGCTGAGCATTGAGCTTCCTGAGGTGGAGGTGCTGGGTGCCTACCGTAAGGACAAGAGCGAGGTGGTCATCGGTCAGGAGGCTATGCAAAACATACAGCCAGTCTCGATAAAAGACATTTTGCTCCTGCTCCCAGGTGCTGTGACTACGACGCCTGGCATAGGAGACTTCAAGGGGGTGACCAATCGTCAGGTAGGACAGGACGACAATAGCTCCCTCGGCACCTCAATCATGATAGATGGTGCTCCTATTACTAACGATGCCTCTCGTGTGCAGATGCAGGGGCTGACTGGTATGAGTCGCTTCTCGACCTATCTGCCAGATCGGGTGGTCACGAGGCGTAGCTCGCTCAACTCGGGGATAGATCTGCGTACGCTCTCGACCAATCACTACGACCGTGTCGAGGTAGAGCAGGGTATTAGCTCCGCCTCCGAGGGTAATCTAAGTAGTGGAGCGATCAAGCTACACCCTAAGCGTGGTGTGACGCCCTGGGAGGGGCGTGCTAAGGTAGACCCGCTCTTCAAGCTCGCTTATATAGGCAAGGGTATAGCTCTCGGCTCTACGGGTTACAACAGTCTACACATTGGTGGCGATGTGGTAGACTACCGAAGTGATCCTAGAGAGCGCCTAGAGCGCTATACAAGAGCTACAGCGCAGCTCTCCTACGCCTATCATAGAGACCTGGGTGATACTGGAGGTGTGCTAGACGTGACCGCCACGCTACACCAGACCGCCTCTATACAAAACAGCCGCACGGACGAGCTGGTAGAGCAGCAAGATGAGCGATACAATACAGAGTACTACCGCACGACACTGGTGGCTAATGCTCGCTGGTCGCCTCAGCTCTCGTGGCTCAGGACTTTGTCGTGGAGATCGACGGTGGACTATACCTACGACCTCCTCAGTCGTAAGTATCTCTATCTATCTGGGCGAGGTCCCGCTGTCATGCCTATCAGTAGGGAGATGGGACTACAAGAGGGTGAATTCCTCCCCACCTCTTACTATGCTTACTACAAGATGGACAATCAGCCCTTAGCACTTCAGACCACACTATCGGGTGAGAGTCCTATGGCCTGGCTGGCTCCTCTGCAGCAGACACTACTATATGGTGTCGACTACTCCATTGCTAAGAACTGGGGCCGAGGTGCAGTCATAGACCCTTCCCGCCCTCCTTATCCTGGTGACAATACGTTTATATGGGTTCGCCCTAACTATGCCATCCCAGCTCTCTCGAATATAGCACTCTTCCTAGAGGATCGGCTCTACGTCTCACTAGGTCGTCACCGCATAGATGGCAACGTGGGGCTACGTGCCACGCAGATGCTCAACCTACCGGACAACTATCGTCTAGCACACGAGATACTCCTCGATCCACGCATCAAGCTCTCGTGGACCTATACAGCACCCTCGGGCTTTGCCACGGCTGTGCGCCTGGGATATGGTGTGGCTCACAAGCTGCCTACGCTAGACTACCTATATCCAGACAACGTCTATCGATACTTCTCCGCTCTTAATGCCTACTACAGCGACCCTAAGAGAGACCACTTGATGACTTACGCGATCAAGCACGACCCCTCCAACCCTAATCTAAGGGCTATGAGCAATGAAAAGAAGGAGATCGGCATAGATCTCTCTTATCAGCGCTATACGCTCGCTGTGACGCTCTTTCAGGAGGATATGAATAGCGGGTACGCCTACGCTCCAGCCTATTATCCGATCACTTATCCTACCTACCGCCGTCCTATCGGAGGCTCGCTCCCGGCGGGTAAGAGACCTGTCAAGGAGGACTTCTACGAGGACCTTTACCAAGACTTTACCTCGCTCTCAACGGTGCAAAACTCTGAGCGAACGGTGAAGCGTGGTGTCGAGTACCGTCTGCGGACTCCTTACTTTAAGGCTATCCGTACACAGTTTGAGCTCAATGGTGCTTACTACCACACGCTATACGCCTCTGCTATACCCGTTATGTACCGCCCGGAGATTATCGAGTTCGACGTTAAGTACCCTTACGTAGGTATCTACGGCAAGGGGGATCATCGTCACTACCACCGTGTCAATACCAATCTATGGGCTACAACGCACATCCCCGAGTGGGGGGTGATACTGACCAATTTCTTTCAGGTGATATGGTTTAGCAAGTCTTACTATGGGCGTGAGCAGAGCCCTTATCCCTATGAGCTGATGGACCTGAATGGCCGCAAGCTACCTGTCGGTGATAAGGAGATCGCACAGATGAATGACCTCTCCTCTCCGATGCGCTATCTCAATAGATCTCTCGATGAACTCTACTATCGGGCGAATATAAAGCCGATCTCTGTACGTATGAGCTTTAAGGGTACGAAGCAACTCGGCGAGCACATCCGGCTCTCATTCTTTATCGACAACATTATAGACATCTCTCCGAAGTATCTGCAAAAAGACAAGACGACGGCTCGTGAGTGGGTCGTACCTTACTTTGGACTAGAGACCTCCGTAAAGTTTTAATACACTATGTATCTACACGCCTTCACCCACTCCTCTCTATCTATCCGTAGCTTCGCCCTTTGCTTACTACTGCTCGGCTATGTAGCGGTCACAAAGGCGCAGACGCCCGCTTCCCCCTTTATCATAGGGCAGGGAGAGGTCTATAGCTCTGCGCTCCAAAGGTACTATGCGGAGATCACACCACGAGTTGAGGATAAGCTTGCTAAGGTGCGCTACACAATCCCGACGGAGATACCGCAAGACACGACCTATGCTCTCGTGGGGCTACGGAGTAACTACCTCTCTCAGGACGGGGTCAGAGCTCCTTATGAGGGAGCCACGGAGACGGCCGGAGAGCTGGTGGCGATGGGTGTGGCAAACTTCAAGCATCGAGGTCGTCTCAGTGGCTATGTCTCTGTAGGCTTAGGCTATCAAGGCACGATAGGCTACTCAGCCATACGACAGCCTGAGTACTACCTACCATACCTTGTCGCTGACACTTCTGGCGGTGACTATCGCTATGAGCATTATATCGCAGGCGCTCTCTATGCGCTCAGACGAGGAGCCTCAGA
The sequence above is a segment of the Porphyromonas vaginalis genome. Coding sequences within it:
- a CDS encoding DUF2764 family protein, whose product is MAKYYATIAGLPNIGVDDRKLPIQTDALQAELRQELTTRDRRLLDLLLMEQEIPQILETIDAWLSDDSIHWEDDPSEIELEPKEPLETIDAQELADYIIAVQQRTKRPRTKHLPDFIKEYIEMRLPDPELEEELEEERAEMREELQQAEEPYTIWQLRLEQDKLMAMYYDYLMHQKNRFVAEWAEFNLNIKNILAAYTSRQLGFDPKEYIIGGGTLQHHLRTSQAADFSITEELFPQIQQLVNISREEDIARREQLIDRLRWDWLEEQTFFKPFDIEYLLAYYLELEILERWVSLNEETGEQVFRQIVSQLKHESTTSLEEFKRKQKK
- a CDS encoding DUF4876 domain-containing protein, which gives rise to MRIPKITSITLVLIALSALILGGCKEDPNNPEPNKGTQCKVTVQLGLDKEVELAKLMLTVTDSRTLKKSETEVDKKSRTVEITLDKGTYSFAVSGETVDHRTLVGAKENVVVSDAMTLSIPVQIGEAPTPEKSQLIFGDIFFNGETNARMMHPDQYFMIVNNGEKTEYLDGICYAVTAHGNPMPESPWANYLADKEELPVAGIYQFPGSGKEYPIKPGEFKIVAATAINHHTEDKPNSVDLSGADFEFLFPDVELPGRDGKTVKITDTDNPDVPNMNIIVDCFSSTGIAHPRGFWPPLLFKVEGDLRAFLKDHVMQVTNKKGEMENYYTIPVDLILDGVETGCEGQFETRALPITVDKGNFFVTGCHRQELAHRKTEMRNGRTHWIDTNDSTNDYERVQGQNAYPKK
- a CDS encoding TonB-dependent receptor, with translation MAMLHRHTLLTLITLWLLLLPELSFAMSYTTPPPAIGITGRVRNAKDHAPIGWATVGISETNQGVVCDADGRFTLPLRQGGTYTLVVRCVGFAPYSRTLSVQGLEQVDISLRRLSIELPEVEVLGAYRKDKSEVVIGQEAMQNIQPVSIKDILLLLPGAVTTTPGIGDFKGVTNRQVGQDDNSSLGTSIMIDGAPITNDASRVQMQGLTGMSRFSTYLPDRVVTRRSSLNSGIDLRTLSTNHYDRVEVEQGISSASEGNLSSGAIKLHPKRGVTPWEGRAKVDPLFKLAYIGKGIALGSTGYNSLHIGGDVVDYRSDPRERLERYTRATAQLSYAYHRDLGDTGGVLDVTATLHQTASIQNSRTDELVEQQDERYNTEYYRTTLVANARWSPQLSWLRTLSWRSTVDYTYDLLSRKYLYLSGRGPAVMPISREMGLQEGEFLPTSYYAYYKMDNQPLALQTTLSGESPMAWLAPLQQTLLYGVDYSIAKNWGRGAVIDPSRPPYPGDNTFIWVRPNYAIPALSNIALFLEDRLYVSLGRHRIDGNVGLRATQMLNLPDNYRLAHEILLDPRIKLSWTYTAPSGFATAVRLGYGVAHKLPTLDYLYPDNVYRYFSALNAYYSDPKRDHLMTYAIKHDPSNPNLRAMSNEKKEIGIDLSYQRYTLAVTLFQEDMNSGYAYAPAYYPITYPTYRRPIGGSLPAGKRPVKEDFYEDLYQDFTSLSTVQNSERTVKRGVEYRLRTPYFKAIRTQFELNGAYYHTLYASAIPVMYRPEIIEFDVKYPYVGIYGKGDHRHYHRVNTNLWATTHIPEWGVILTNFFQVIWFSKSYYGREQSPYPYELMDLNGRKLPVGDKEIAQMNDLSSPMRYLNRSLDELYYRANIKPISVRMSFKGTKQLGEHIRLSFFIDNIIDISPKYLQKDKTTAREWVVPYFGLETSVKF